A genomic segment from Poecilia reticulata strain Guanapo linkage group LG3, Guppy_female_1.0+MT, whole genome shotgun sequence encodes:
- the cgref1 gene encoding cell growth regulator with EF hand domain protein 1 — translation MHSGLLMGYRLVPPALSLCFLINLSLAAPGLTGTQREESDVRPPPGLINPFGSGEEERRLLQSYIQKSLRNSQGSPDITSWEQEVFFLFRLYDYDRSGFLDGLEIMKLLSDYNSHHALGPEASEQVVSMVDFLLQTQDLNQDGLLDPSELLSPSFINTQGSSNNQKPHQEQELAEENMQSNTITVESNAGAAEQKDEQQPNIMTLQDEPIKQTEEHQDQELPNALAETHHDPVHQGQPEI, via the exons ATGCATTCAG GTCTGCTCATGGGGTACCGGCTGGTCCCACCTGCTCTGTCCCTGTGTTTCCTCATAAACCTGAGCCTGGCAGCACCGGGTCTCACTGGGACTCAGAG GGAAGAATCGGACGTCCGTCCCCCTCCAGGWCTGATCAACCCCTTCGGCTCTGGAGAAGAGGAACGCAG GTTGTTGCAGAGCTACATTCAGAAAAGTCTACGCAACAGCCAGGGAAGTcctgacatcacttcctggGAGCAAG aggttttcttcctgtttcgTCTCTACGATTATGATCGCAGCGGATTCTTGGATGGCTTGGAAATTATGAAGCTGCTCTCTGACTACAACTCCCATCATGCACTAGGACCAGAGGCCAGTGAGCAA GTTGTGTCCATGGTGGATTTCTTACTACAAACTCAGGATCTAAACCAGGATGGCCTGCTGGACCCTTCAGAGCTGCTGTCGCCTTCATTTATTAATACACAG GGCTCAAGCAACAACCAAAAACCTCATCAAGAGCAGGAGTTGGCAGAAGAGAACATGCAATCAAACACAATTACTGTGGAGTCGAATGCAGGAGCAGCGGAGCAGAAAGACGAGCAGCAACCTAACATAATGACGCTTCAGGACGAACCCATAAAGCAAACAGAGGAACATCAAGATCAAGAACTTCCTAATGCGCTAGCAGAAACCCACCATGACCCTGTGCATCAAGGACAaccagaaatataa